A single genomic interval of Musa acuminata AAA Group cultivar baxijiao chromosome BXJ3-4, Cavendish_Baxijiao_AAA, whole genome shotgun sequence harbors:
- the LOC135636755 gene encoding WEB family protein At5g55860-like, with product MGTNTQQNSVDSPKTPKAEIDTRAPFESVKAAVSLFGEVAFTSDRATVRKPKPPPIERALAKETQLHLAKKELNKYKEQLTNAETTRIQALGELEWAKRTVEELTNKLNSINELKELALKATEAAETQTKKLEDVSSVENTRQGGVWEQEFDSAREQYAVAITELDAAKQELRRIKKDFEISMESKLTAIEQEAEAKQLHDGNTEKVAQLSEEISAAQESLMHVKLATDQARQEESKIRIEKDAAKQSYKQALEDTEKKLASLKKEFDPEVHKNLEAKLAETTAKIGAVQKEIEDAQTSDVEFVTTVTAELDGAKEMLQKLAEEESSLRSLVESLKLELEAVKKEHTELKEKDAETESVVSNLHVKLQKCKAELEAAIVAESKATSASDDLVSALHQLSSESQNALQEAEEMKKSAEELRGEAEAARTTLDEAEKKLQVALKDAEEAKAAEARALELTKELFEKANVARASTSESGANITISKEEYESLTRKVVESEKLTEMKVAAAIAQVEAVRASENEAIKKLEAARKEMEDMETATEEALKRAEMAEAAKKAVEGEMRRWREKEQKRAAETASRILAETQMSTEALPPRPMVQSVKTAEKNEENRKVVRSTVSKKALLPNLSGIFHRKKSQVDGGSPSYLPGEKPV from the exons ATGGGCACAAACACACAACAAAATTCTGTGGATTCACCCAAAACACCCAAAGCAGAGATAGACACAAGAGCGCCTTTTGAATCTGTTAAAGCTGCTGTCAGCCTGTTTGGTGAGGTAGCATTTACATCTGACAGAGCTACTGTGAGAAAGCCAAAGCCTCCACCCATTGAG AGGGCTTTAGCTAAGGAGACACAGCTTCACTTGGCTAAAAAGGAGCTTAACAAGTACAAGGAACAGCTTACTAATGCTGAAACAACTAGGATCCAAGCACTTGGTGAGTTAGAGTGGGCTAAAAGAACTGTTGAGGAACTGACCAACAAACTGAATTCTATAAATGAGTTGAAGGAATTGGCTCTAAAAGCTACTGAAGCTGCAGAGACTCAAACAAAGAAACTTGAAGATGTGAGCTCTGTTGAAAATACTCGTCAGGGTGGTGTCTGGGAACAGGAATTTGACAGTGCAAGGGAGCAGTATGCAGTTGCCATCACAGAGcttgatgctgcaaaacaggaacTTAGAAGGATCAAGAAGGATTTTGAGATATCAATGGAGTCAAAGCTCACTGCCATCGAGCAGGAAGCTGAAGCAAAGCAGCTACATGATGGCAACACTGAGAAGGTCGCACAGCTGTCGGAGGAGATTTCAGCTGCTCAGGAATCACTTATGCATGTGAAGCTTGCCACTGATCAAGCCCGTCAAGAAGAATCAAAGATTCGCATCGAGAAAGATGCTGCCAAACAGTCTTACAAACAAGCTCTAGAAGATACTGAAAAGAAATTGGCTTCTTTGAAGAAAGAGTTTGATCCTGAAGTTCATAAGAACCTTGAGGCCAAGCTGGCAGAGACAACTGCTAAGATTGGAGCCGTGCAGAAGGAAATAGAAGATGCCCAGACTTCAGATGTGGAGTTTGTTACAACAGTGACTGCTGAGCTTGATGGTGCTAAAGAGATGCTGCAGAAACTTGCTGAAGAAGAGAGTTCGCTCAGGAGTTTGGTCGAGTCCCTGAAGCTTGAGTTAGAAGCTGTAAAGAAAGAGCACACAGAGCTCAAAGAGAAGGATGCAGAAACTGAATCTGTTGTCAGTAACCTTCACGTCAAACTTCAGAAATGCAAAGCTGAGCTTGAGGCAGCCATAGTTGCAGAATCCAAGGCAACTTCAGCATCTGATGATCTAGTGTCAGCCCTTCATCAGCTATCATCTGAATCTCAGAACGCATTGCAGGAAgcagaagaaatgaagaaaagtgCTGAAGAGCTAAGAGGTGAAGCAGAGGCAGCCCGAACCACCTTAGATGAAGCAGAGAAAAAGTTGCAGGTTGCTTTGAAGGATGCAGAGGAAGCAAAAGCAGCAGAGGCAAGAGCCCTTGAACTTACCAAGGAACTTTTTGAGAAAGCAAATGTTGCTCGTGCATCAACTTCTGAGTCTGGGGCCAACATAACAATCTCAAAAGAAGAATATGAGTCACTGACCCGAAAGGTTGTGGAGTCTGAGAAGCTGACAGAGATGAAGGTTGCTGCTGCCATAGCTCAGGTAGAGGCTGTGAGGGCCAGTGAGAATGAGGCAATCAAGAAACTTGAGGCAGCTCGGAAGGAGATGGAGGATATGGAGACAGCAACGGAGGAGGCACTGAAGAGGGCTGAAATGGCCGAGGCTGCTAAGAAAGCTGTTGAAGGAGAGATGAGGAGGTGGCGGGAGAAGGAACAGAAGAGGGCTGCTGAGACTGCCTCAAGGATATTGGCCGAGACACAAATGTCAACAGAAGCATTGCCGCCAAGACCCATGGTTCAGAGTGTGAAAACCGCAGAGAAGAATGAAGAGAATCGGAAGGTTGTTAGATCAACGGTTTCAAAAAAGGCACTTCTGCCAAACCTCAGTGGCATATTCCATAGGAAGAAGAGCCAGGTTGATGGTGGCTCCCCATCTTATCTCCCAGGCGAGAAGCCTGTCTGA